The following are from one region of the Streptomyces rubrogriseus genome:
- a CDS encoding DUF2461 family protein, whose amino-acid sequence MRGQFTGWPEQAMDVLWQLQGEPTHAIRERHRADRERLVRQPMIALLNEVADTDPRYEDFSVWHYRTNSWWWQHQGAVIRLGRKIEIGLRFALDGLRIQGAWWYPDPGQVDMFRKAVASEGSGRELSAIVEDVRNKGYDISGDVMKRPPRGYPTDHSRVDLLRHRSLIAARPLGCEVWLHTPEAVERVLSAAADLDALLMWLVRHVKRAP is encoded by the coding sequence ATGCGTGGACAGTTCACCGGCTGGCCGGAACAGGCCATGGACGTGTTGTGGCAGCTCCAGGGTGAACCGACCCACGCGATCCGGGAACGCCACCGCGCGGACCGCGAACGTCTGGTCCGGCAGCCGATGATCGCCCTGCTCAACGAGGTCGCGGACACCGACCCCCGGTACGAGGACTTCTCCGTCTGGCACTACCGCACCAACTCCTGGTGGTGGCAGCACCAGGGCGCGGTGATCCGACTCGGCCGCAAGATCGAGATCGGTCTCCGGTTCGCCCTGGACGGCCTGCGGATCCAAGGCGCCTGGTGGTACCCCGATCCCGGCCAGGTGGACATGTTCCGCAAAGCCGTGGCCTCCGAGGGGAGCGGTCGCGAACTGTCCGCCATCGTCGAGGACGTGCGGAACAAGGGCTACGACATCTCCGGGGACGTGATGAAACGCCCCCCGCGCGGCTATCCGACGGACCACTCCCGTGTGGACCTGCTGCGCCACCGTTCGCTGATCGCCGCCCGGCCCCTCGGCTGCGAGGTGTGGCTGCACACGCCCGAGGCGGTCGAACGGGTCCTCTCGGCCGCCGCCGACCTGGACGCCCTCCTGATGTGGCTGGTCCGCCACGTGAAGCGCGCCCCCTGA